One segment of Tindallia magadiensis DNA contains the following:
- a CDS encoding ribonucleoside triphosphate reductase, with protein MAISKIQKRNGEIVDFQMTKIKDAIFKAVQSVGGDDEMRAGVLAKKVVDIVNETCRASIPSVEDIQDLVEKVLIEEGHAKTAKAFILYRKRREELREVKNLFMDAEEMVEEYVSLDDWRVNENANMGFSLQGLNNHIVESISSKYWLNKIYRKELRDAHIRGDLHIHDLGLLAPYCCGWDMEDFLRRGFKGAKGKVESRPPKHLETALGQLVNLLYTLQGESAGAQAVSSIDTYLAPFIYYDGLTLSQVKKALQRFVFNLNIPTRVGFQTPFTNITLDIAPHPLLKNQPAIIGGKNVDKKYGEFQKEMDLFNKAFCEVMMEGDGAQRAFSFPIPTINITPDFPWESEVADSIMEMTRKFGTPYFANFLNSDMAPEDIRSMCCRLRLDNRELRKRGGGLFGANPMTGSINVVTLNMARIGYTSKNVEEFKKQVRKLMELAKEICEEKRVVLENYMEAGLYPYSQYYLQSVKDSTGEYFKNHFSTVGLNGMNEACINLLGEDITTEEGQGFAVEIMEFMNRVIQIFQEETGSLWNLEASPAEGTSYRFARIDKALYPRIVAQGQEEPYYTNSTQLPVGHTKDIFEAIKSQEALQTQYTGGTVFHGFIGEEVQDIETTKLLLKRSFENSHMPYMTITPTYSICQQHGYIKGEHFHCPECNEETEVWTRVVGFHRPVQSWNKGKREEFKDRLEFVPEESLKEDHSVTVKKDSKEEIAG; from the coding sequence TTGGCCATATCAAAAATACAAAAGAGAAACGGTGAAATAGTAGATTTTCAAATGACCAAAATAAAGGATGCCATATTTAAGGCTGTTCAGTCAGTGGGTGGCGATGATGAGATGAGAGCTGGCGTGCTGGCAAAAAAAGTCGTCGACATTGTTAATGAAACCTGCAGGGCCAGTATACCTTCGGTTGAAGACATACAAGATCTTGTGGAAAAGGTATTGATAGAAGAAGGGCATGCAAAAACAGCAAAAGCATTTATTCTGTATCGTAAGAGACGGGAAGAGTTAAGAGAAGTAAAAAACCTTTTTATGGATGCAGAAGAAATGGTAGAAGAATATGTTAGTCTAGATGACTGGCGTGTCAATGAAAATGCAAATATGGGCTTCTCACTACAAGGTTTAAATAACCATATTGTTGAATCGATTAGTTCTAAATATTGGCTTAACAAGATTTATCGAAAAGAGTTAAGAGATGCTCATATAAGAGGAGATTTACATATTCATGATCTGGGATTATTAGCTCCCTATTGCTGTGGATGGGATATGGAAGATTTTCTGAGAAGAGGATTTAAAGGGGCGAAAGGGAAGGTAGAGTCACGACCTCCTAAGCATTTAGAGACAGCTTTAGGACAACTGGTTAACTTATTATATACATTACAAGGCGAATCGGCAGGTGCGCAGGCTGTTTCCAGCATCGATACGTATTTAGCGCCTTTTATTTATTATGATGGATTAACATTAAGTCAAGTGAAAAAAGCGTTACAACGATTTGTCTTTAACTTAAATATTCCAACAAGGGTTGGCTTTCAAACACCATTTACGAATATTACACTAGATATAGCTCCTCACCCACTATTAAAAAATCAGCCAGCCATTATAGGAGGAAAAAATGTAGACAAGAAATACGGTGAATTTCAAAAGGAAATGGATCTGTTTAACAAAGCTTTCTGTGAGGTAATGATGGAAGGTGATGGCGCTCAGCGAGCCTTTAGTTTTCCGATCCCTACGATCAACATAACTCCTGATTTCCCATGGGAGTCAGAAGTCGCCGATTCTATTATGGAAATGACGCGAAAATTTGGAACACCTTATTTTGCTAACTTCCTGAATTCTGATATGGCACCGGAAGACATCCGAAGCATGTGTTGTCGATTGAGACTTGATAATCGCGAACTAAGAAAACGTGGCGGGGGATTGTTTGGCGCTAATCCAATGACCGGATCTATTAATGTGGTCACCTTAAACATGGCAAGGATAGGTTATACATCCAAAAATGTGGAAGAGTTTAAAAAGCAGGTTCGAAAACTGATGGAACTTGCAAAAGAAATATGTGAAGAAAAACGTGTTGTATTAGAAAATTATATGGAGGCAGGACTATACCCGTATTCTCAATATTATTTACAAAGTGTGAAAGATTCTACAGGAGAGTATTTTAAGAATCATTTCTCCACTGTTGGACTTAATGGAATGAACGAAGCTTGTATAAATCTTTTGGGAGAAGATATTACCACAGAAGAAGGACAAGGCTTTGCGGTGGAAATAATGGAATTTATGAATCGTGTGATTCAGATTTTTCAGGAAGAAACAGGAAGTCTATGGAACTTAGAAGCATCTCCTGCAGAAGGCACTTCTTACCGGTTTGCTCGAATAGATAAAGCTCTTTATCCTAGAATCGTTGCACAGGGCCAGGAAGAACCTTACTACACTAATTCAACACAACTTCCTGTAGGTCACACGAAAGATATTTTTGAAGCAATTAAATCTCAGGAAGCTTTACAGACACAGTATACAGGAGGAACTGTTTTTCATGGGTTTATTGGCGAAGAAGTGCAGGACATTGAAACCACAAAGCTGTTATTAAAAAGAAGCTTTGAGAATTCTCACATGCCCTATATGACAATCACCCCTACCTATAGCATATGCCAGCAGCATGGTTATATTAAAGGAGAACATTTTCATTGTCCTGAATGCAATGAAGAAACAGAAGTTTGGACAAGGGTAGTTGGATTCCATCGACCGGTGCAATCATGGAACAAAGGAAAACGGGAAGAATTTAAGGACAGACTGGAATTTGTTCCAGAAGAAAGCCTGAAAGAGGATCACTCAGTAACGGTTAAAAAAGATTCTAAGGAAGAAATAGCTGGATAA
- a CDS encoding AEC family transporter gives MIENMLFSLGTALPIFLVMCSGYFMRQKEIIDGDFVKKANHMVFYVALPIKLFCDVSGASFQEYFDIGFILFITVVTVGGAILSWILGNTIIQKPDQIGAFAQGAFRGNFLYIGFSLMENILGHIAIKGPLAVAIIVPVYNIMSVIILSYAGKDRTKKIHLKKTLSDIAKNPLIVAITAGIIMSLIPVQVPVVAERTMEYFAVIATPLALIAIGASFNISHTLENLPIALIASAIKLVALPLLSVISALFFGYRGEDIILIYVLTGVPTATVSFIMAAAMNADKELASDIIMVSTLLSIVTMTSFVFAFRSTGII, from the coding sequence ATGATAGAAAATATGCTTTTTAGTCTTGGTACCGCATTACCTATTTTTTTGGTTATGTGTTCTGGCTATTTTATGAGACAAAAGGAAATAATAGATGGTGATTTTGTAAAAAAAGCAAATCATATGGTTTTTTATGTGGCGTTGCCAATTAAACTATTCTGCGATGTTTCTGGTGCGTCATTCCAAGAGTACTTTGATATAGGATTTATTTTATTTATAACGGTGGTGACGGTTGGTGGAGCAATTTTATCCTGGATTTTAGGAAACACTATTATACAGAAACCGGACCAAATAGGAGCTTTTGCTCAAGGGGCATTTAGAGGGAATTTCTTGTACATAGGATTTTCTCTAATGGAGAACATCCTTGGACATATTGCCATTAAAGGTCCATTAGCGGTAGCGATTATCGTTCCGGTATATAATATTATGTCCGTTATTATTTTGTCATATGCAGGAAAAGATCGCACCAAGAAAATTCACCTTAAAAAAACCCTGTCAGATATTGCAAAAAATCCATTGATCGTTGCGATCACAGCTGGTATTATCATGTCCTTGATCCCAGTTCAAGTTCCTGTTGTAGCCGAGAGAACCATGGAGTATTTTGCTGTGATAGCTACACCCTTAGCCTTAATTGCTATTGGTGCTTCTTTTAATATTAGTCATACATTGGAAAATTTGCCAATAGCACTCATTGCCAGCGCTATTAAACTAGTGGCACTACCCTTGCTATCCGTTATATCAGCCCTGTTTTTTGGCTATAGAGGAGAAGATATCATACTGATCTATGTATTGACGGGTGTACCGACAGCGACAGTATCCTTTATTATGGCAGCAGCTATGAATGCGGACAAAGAATTGGCTTCAGACATTATTATGGTAAGTACATTATTATCAATTGTAACCATGACATCTTTTGTTTTTGCTTTTAGAAGTACAGGAATTATTTAA
- a CDS encoding anaerobic ribonucleoside-triphosphate reductase activating protein — MRIGGIQKTSLIDYPGHLSTVIFLRGCNFKCSYCHNAELLSFDGVQIERQKMMDELITRRSFIDSVVISGGECTLSEDLRGFIQEIKSIGYGVKLDTNGTKPDIIEPLIKEGFIDYIAMDIKAPPEKYDQVTGVCVNLDAINKSIQVIQDHMKNYEFRTTVSPEILTETEVLKIADWISGAKKYVLQNFRDNENVLCGRKKLTPYPKAKLIRLKEQLEPFFEEVSLR; from the coding sequence ATGCGTATTGGCGGAATTCAAAAAACATCGCTAATCGATTATCCGGGGCATTTATCAACGGTTATTTTTTTGAGAGGATGCAATTTTAAGTGCTCCTATTGTCATAATGCAGAACTGTTGAGCTTCGATGGTGTTCAGATAGAACGACAGAAAATGATGGATGAATTGATTACGAGACGTTCTTTTATTGATAGTGTGGTTATCTCAGGCGGTGAATGTACATTATCAGAAGACTTAAGAGGCTTTATACAAGAAATAAAATCCATTGGATATGGTGTGAAACTGGACACCAATGGAACAAAACCGGATATTATTGAACCACTTATCAAAGAAGGGTTTATTGATTATATCGCCATGGATATAAAAGCGCCACCGGAAAAATATGATCAGGTTACAGGTGTTTGTGTGAATCTTGATGCTATCAATAAAAGCATCCAGGTTATTCAAGATCATATGAAGAACTATGAATTTAGAACCACTGTATCACCAGAAATTTTGACGGAGACAGAGGTTTTGAAAATTGCTGATTGGATATCAGGTGCTAAAAAGTACGTTCTTCAAAACTTTCGTGATAATGAAAATGTGCTTTGTGGAAGAAAAAAGCTTACGCCATATCCAAAGGCAAAGCTGATTCGATTAAAAGAACAATTAGAACCATTCTTTGAAGAAGTAAGCCTTCGCTAA
- a CDS encoding YbaK/EbsC family protein produces the protein MTDKERLEGMVEYIESLPIKTKVIVFEPGTTKTAQMAADQLGVSVGQIAKSILFLAEETPVLVVTSGDAKINTSKIKKQLGIKPKMASKEECIEKTGFPPGGVCPFGLTNVQILLDSSMERFDTVYAAAGTSNTAVPITMAQLVEVTGGKVVDVCKYGKELSDV, from the coding sequence ATGACCGATAAAGAACGGCTGGAAGGTATGGTGGAATATATAGAATCCCTTCCAATAAAAACCAAAGTCATCGTCTTTGAGCCGGGGACGACAAAAACAGCACAGATGGCAGCGGATCAACTTGGTGTCTCAGTAGGTCAAATTGCAAAATCTATTTTGTTTCTTGCAGAAGAAACTCCAGTGTTAGTGGTGACCAGTGGTGATGCAAAAATTAATACTAGTAAAATAAAAAAGCAGTTAGGAATAAAACCTAAAATGGCTTCAAAGGAAGAATGTATTGAAAAAACAGGGTTCCCTCCTGGTGGAGTTTGTCCTTTTGGTTTAACAAATGTACAGATCCTTCTTGATTCAAGTATGGAACGGTTTGATACTGTATATGCAGCGGCAGGCACTTCTAATACGGCTGTTCCCATTACAATGGCGCAACTGGTGGAAGTAACCGGAGGAAAGGTTGTAGATGTATGTAAATATGGAAAGGAGTTATCCGATGTATAA
- a CDS encoding D-2-hydroxyacid dehydrogenase — protein MYKIVFNIPAHVTFSQQKIEAMLDPEKFKKVLFVNKPEQLEEEIEDTDVLVTYPCEASIIRKGKKLKWLQAITVGVDAFPIKELHEKGVIITNGKGVHRIHMAEYAIASMIMMARNIHSMIRNQMSSTWNRQLEQNEIFGATVGILGLGSIGQEIAKKASLMGMRVIGIKNTPEEIPYVDNTFGMTEIESILKESDYVINLLPETVKTRKIINAKNLSVMKRNACLINMGRGGTIDEEALIKALEEKWIRGFVADVFEEEPLPSNSPLWKLDNVVITPHICGESTKYMEKLMPILQNNLKVFQGGNGNMINLVDLEKGY, from the coding sequence ATGTATAAAATTGTTTTTAATATTCCTGCGCATGTCACTTTTTCTCAACAAAAGATAGAAGCAATGCTGGATCCGGAAAAATTCAAAAAAGTATTGTTTGTCAATAAGCCAGAGCAGTTAGAGGAAGAAATTGAAGATACCGATGTCTTGGTCACTTACCCTTGTGAAGCATCCATTATTCGAAAAGGCAAAAAACTGAAATGGCTTCAGGCTATTACTGTAGGAGTAGATGCATTTCCGATCAAAGAACTGCATGAAAAAGGCGTCATTATTACGAATGGAAAAGGAGTACACCGGATTCATATGGCTGAATATGCTATAGCAAGCATGATTATGATGGCTAGAAACATTCATTCAATGATCCGAAATCAGATGAGTAGTACGTGGAATCGTCAATTAGAACAAAATGAAATATTTGGTGCAACTGTTGGTATTTTAGGATTAGGCAGCATTGGTCAGGAGATTGCAAAAAAAGCATCCTTAATGGGCATGCGAGTGATCGGCATTAAAAATACTCCAGAAGAAATACCTTATGTAGATAATACGTTTGGAATGACTGAAATCGAAAGCATTCTTAAAGAAAGTGATTATGTGATTAATCTCTTGCCGGAGACAGTAAAAACAAGAAAAATAATAAATGCAAAAAATTTATCGGTGATGAAAAGAAATGCTTGCTTAATCAACATGGGACGTGGAGGAACCATCGATGAAGAAGCTTTAATAAAAGCTCTTGAAGAAAAGTGGATTCGTGGTTTTGTGGCAGATGTTTTTGAAGAAGAACCACTACCCTCTAATAGTCCTCTCTGGAAACTGGATAATGTTGTCATCACACCACATATATGCGGCGAATCTACAAAATATATGGAAAAACTCATGCCAATTTTACAGAATAACTTAAAAGTATTTCAAGGTGGTAATGGGAATATGATCAACTTGGTAGATTTAGAAAAAGGTTATTAA
- a CDS encoding valine--tRNA ligase codes for METTLQKNYDPKSFEKKIYEDWMEKDLFKATPNSGKEPFCIVLPPPNITGQLHLGHALDQTLQDILTRYKRMRGYETLWLPGTDHASIATEVKVVDKIKQEQGLDKNEIGREKFLEEAWNWRDNYGRRIVEQMKQLGNSCDWSRERFTMDEGCNKAVKEFFVRLYEKGLIYRGNRIINWCPDCKTSLSDIEVEHEEKSGKFWHVNYPIKDEDIYIEIATTRPETILGDTAVAVHPEDERYKHLIGKTVILPLLNREIPIIADEYVDPEFGTGAVKITPSHDPNDFEVGTRHQLPQIRVMNDDASINENGGPYCGMSRYDARHQMVKDLEKLGLLVSVKERVHNVGQCYRCSTAVEPITSEQWFLHMEPLAKPAIDAVKNNDTKFIPERFSKIYFHWLENIRDWCVSRQLWWGHRIPAYYCQDCGEMMVLREAPEVCTQCKGDHIVQDEDVLDTWFSSALWPFSTLGWPDKTPELDYFYPTNVLVTGYDIIFFWVVRMVFSGLEVCDDIPFEHVLVHGLVRDAEGRKMSKSLGNGVDPLEVIEEYGADALRFTLVQGNSPGNDLRFHEERLEASRNFANKLWNATRFLLMNLDGEVATLSQKEQGLTFEDRWILSRLQRVEQEITSNLDKFELGLAQQKIVDFTWNEYCDWYIEMSKTRLYSENEEAKHTAQAVLVEVLENILKLLHPFMPFITEEIWQSLPGERGNIMISPWPVTKNQWINPKAEEEMDQLVQAIKSIRNIRSDMNVPASKKAALMVLNARPELKSLLERGTPYLMSLASVSNVMFFEDENKIPNQAVSVPFAGAEMFIPLEELVDIQKELQRLEKEKEKYQGEIKRVQGKLSNKGFIEKAPAKLVEEEKQKQVKFEEMLQNLEKRIKELQ; via the coding sequence ATGGAAACAACATTACAAAAGAATTATGATCCAAAATCATTTGAAAAGAAAATTTATGAGGATTGGATGGAAAAAGACTTATTTAAAGCAACTCCAAATTCTGGAAAAGAACCTTTCTGTATTGTTTTACCACCACCAAATATTACGGGACAACTTCATTTAGGTCATGCGTTGGACCAGACACTGCAAGATATACTGACCAGATACAAAAGAATGCGAGGCTACGAAACATTATGGCTACCTGGAACAGATCATGCTAGTATTGCAACGGAAGTGAAGGTAGTAGACAAAATAAAGCAAGAACAAGGGTTAGATAAAAATGAAATAGGTCGAGAAAAATTTCTTGAAGAAGCCTGGAACTGGCGCGATAATTATGGCCGCAGGATAGTGGAGCAAATGAAACAGTTAGGGAATTCATGTGACTGGTCAAGAGAACGTTTTACGATGGATGAAGGATGCAACAAAGCTGTTAAGGAGTTCTTTGTGCGTTTATACGAAAAAGGGTTAATTTATCGGGGAAATCGAATCATTAACTGGTGCCCAGATTGTAAAACCTCTTTATCAGATATCGAAGTAGAACATGAAGAAAAGTCTGGAAAATTCTGGCATGTCAACTATCCGATAAAAGATGAAGATATTTATATTGAAATAGCTACTACCAGACCAGAAACAATTTTAGGAGATACGGCGGTTGCTGTTCATCCGGAAGATGAGAGATACAAGCATCTTATAGGAAAAACCGTTATTTTACCACTGTTAAACCGTGAAATTCCCATTATTGCGGATGAATATGTGGATCCGGAATTTGGAACAGGAGCTGTAAAAATAACACCATCACATGATCCAAACGATTTTGAGGTAGGGACGCGGCATCAGTTACCACAAATACGAGTTATGAACGATGACGCCAGTATTAATGAAAATGGTGGCCCTTATTGTGGGATGAGTCGTTATGATGCACGACATCAGATGGTAAAAGACTTAGAAAAGCTAGGATTATTAGTGAGTGTGAAAGAACGGGTTCACAATGTAGGACAATGTTATCGATGCAGTACGGCTGTAGAGCCAATTACTTCGGAGCAATGGTTTTTGCATATGGAGCCTCTGGCAAAACCGGCCATTGATGCGGTTAAGAATAACGATACAAAGTTTATACCAGAAAGATTTAGTAAAATATATTTTCACTGGTTAGAAAATATAAGAGACTGGTGTGTTTCGCGTCAGCTTTGGTGGGGACATCGAATTCCAGCCTATTACTGCCAGGACTGCGGAGAAATGATGGTGTTAAGAGAAGCACCAGAGGTTTGCACCCAATGTAAAGGGGATCACATTGTTCAAGATGAAGATGTTTTAGATACTTGGTTTAGCTCAGCCTTATGGCCTTTCTCCACACTGGGATGGCCAGATAAAACACCAGAACTAGATTATTTTTATCCAACAAATGTACTGGTGACAGGATACGATATTATATTCTTCTGGGTTGTTCGCATGGTGTTTAGCGGCTTGGAAGTTTGTGACGATATTCCCTTTGAGCATGTGTTAGTCCATGGGTTGGTTCGAGATGCTGAAGGTAGAAAAATGAGCAAATCTCTTGGAAATGGGGTTGACCCTCTTGAAGTAATCGAAGAGTACGGCGCTGATGCTTTACGATTCACTCTGGTTCAAGGGAATAGTCCAGGGAACGATTTGCGTTTTCATGAAGAAAGACTGGAAGCTAGTCGGAACTTTGCTAATAAGCTTTGGAATGCTACCCGGTTTTTACTGATGAACCTTGATGGTGAAGTGGCAACTTTGAGCCAAAAGGAACAAGGATTAACCTTTGAAGATCGATGGATATTATCACGACTTCAAAGAGTTGAGCAAGAAATAACCTCAAATTTAGACAAGTTTGAATTAGGGCTTGCACAACAAAAAATTGTTGATTTTACTTGGAATGAATATTGCGATTGGTATATTGAAATGAGCAAAACCAGGTTGTATAGTGAGAATGAAGAAGCAAAGCATACGGCTCAGGCTGTGCTTGTGGAAGTATTAGAAAATATTTTGAAATTGTTGCACCCATTTATGCCGTTTATTACGGAAGAAATCTGGCAAAGCCTTCCAGGAGAAAGAGGTAATATAATGATTTCTCCCTGGCCAGTAACCAAAAATCAATGGATCAATCCAAAGGCAGAAGAAGAAATGGATCAGTTGGTACAAGCGATCAAAAGCATTCGAAACATACGGTCAGATATGAACGTGCCCGCATCGAAAAAAGCCGCATTAATGGTATTGAATGCCCGACCGGAACTAAAGAGTCTTCTGGAAAGAGGGACGCCTTACCTTATGAGTCTGGCTTCTGTATCAAATGTAATGTTTTTTGAAGATGAAAACAAGATACCGAATCAAGCTGTTTCTGTCCCCTTTGCAGGCGCTGAAATGTTTATTCCTTTGGAAGAACTGGTTGATATACAAAAAGAGCTTCAAAGGCTGGAAAAAGAAAAAGAGAAATATCAGGGAGAAATCAAGCGCGTTCAAGGAAAACTAAGCAATAAAGGGTTTATAGAAAAAGCTCCGGCTAAATTAGTCGAAGAAGAAAAACAAAAACAAGTAAAGTTTGAAGAAATGCTTCAAAACCTTGAAAAGCGCATCAAAGAACTTCAATAA
- a CDS encoding bifunctional folylpolyglutamate synthase/dihydrofolate synthase codes for MDYQEALNYIHGTYKFGSKLGLENIKTLLRELGNPEKGLKVIHVAGTNGKGSTCSMIQSVLIEAGYKVGLYTSPYIERFNERIRINTTNIEDQELASMTEQVKRAVERMLKEGFQHPTEFEIVTAIALLYYQEQKVDFVILEVGLGGRLDATNVISDPLLTIITPIDYDHMTYLGNTLEAIAGEKAGIIKKGRPVITGFQHEEALEIIKKKALLLETPFYHVVPEQLEIHESHLKSQTFSVTLFQQSYHKITIALPGLHQVENSMLALTAIKVLEKEGHLKIGDQELRKGLENVRWIGRLEVIHEHPIVLIDGAHNLQGAKALSKSIEMLLKKRSITWVVGMLEDKDVDNVLNLLLPKVDQVIVTEPDCHRAMRGEILAEKIRQNHSKVSVEPNIEKAVTKALETTDKSDVILCAGSLYMLGAIRSLFQTENN; via the coding sequence GTGGATTACCAAGAGGCATTGAACTATATTCATGGAACGTATAAATTTGGAAGTAAATTAGGGCTGGAAAATATCAAGACCTTATTGCGAGAACTGGGAAATCCGGAAAAAGGCCTTAAAGTAATTCATGTTGCCGGAACCAATGGAAAAGGATCCACATGCTCAATGATCCAGTCAGTATTGATAGAAGCTGGTTACAAAGTGGGACTATACACATCCCCGTATATAGAGCGGTTTAATGAACGAATAAGAATTAATACAACAAATATTGAAGACCAGGAACTAGCCAGTATGACAGAGCAGGTAAAAAGAGCCGTTGAAAGGATGCTGAAAGAAGGGTTTCAGCATCCAACAGAATTTGAGATAGTCACAGCCATTGCATTGCTGTACTATCAAGAGCAAAAAGTTGACTTCGTAATTCTGGAAGTTGGACTTGGTGGCCGACTAGATGCTACTAATGTTATTAGTGATCCATTATTAACCATTATTACGCCAATAGATTATGATCACATGACTTACCTTGGAAATACACTAGAAGCTATTGCTGGTGAAAAAGCTGGCATCATTAAAAAAGGAAGACCGGTTATCACTGGATTTCAACATGAAGAAGCGTTGGAGATCATAAAGAAGAAAGCCTTGTTATTAGAAACACCTTTTTATCATGTAGTTCCTGAACAGCTAGAGATTCACGAATCACATCTTAAAAGCCAGACTTTTTCTGTAACCTTATTCCAGCAATCTTATCATAAAATAACCATCGCCTTACCAGGTCTGCATCAAGTGGAAAATAGCATGCTGGCATTAACCGCCATAAAGGTATTAGAGAAAGAAGGGCACCTTAAGATCGGAGATCAGGAGCTGAGAAAAGGTCTAGAAAATGTACGTTGGATAGGACGCTTGGAAGTAATTCACGAACATCCAATAGTTCTTATTGATGGTGCCCATAACTTACAAGGAGCAAAAGCTCTTTCGAAAAGCATTGAGATGCTTTTAAAAAAAAGATCCATTACATGGGTTGTTGGAATGCTGGAAGACAAGGATGTTGATAATGTACTCAACTTATTATTACCCAAGGTTGATCAGGTGATCGTGACAGAACCGGATTGTCATCGTGCCATGAGAGGAGAAATCCTTGCGGAGAAAATCAGGCAGAATCACTCAAAAGTATCCGTAGAGCCTAACATTGAAAAAGCGGTCACAAAAGCCTTAGAAACAACCGACAAATCTGATGTAATACTTTGTGCAGGTTCTCTGTATATGTTAGGTGCCATACGTTCGTTATTTCAAACGGAAAATAATTGA
- a CDS encoding 4Fe-4S double cluster binding domain-containing protein has translation MSEKNQEIREMLLDLGADVIGFGDVENHLPASLRDMPRAISYAVRLSSRIIEEIDPAVGPSQTYFHHYRTVNTLIDQISLKTMLKIQQMGYSAYAIPASQSINEKPPQYRGRISHRMAATRSGLGWIGKSGNLITEAFGPEVRLGTVLTSLPLTVHSPIEISRCGSCNICVKACPGYALPGNHEWKPGIERELIVDPVRCSQHMKKAYQHIGRGAVCGICMRVCPYGKAKKR, from the coding sequence GTGAGTGAAAAAAACCAAGAGATAAGAGAGATGTTACTGGATCTTGGTGCTGATGTAATAGGGTTTGGAGATGTAGAAAACCACTTACCTGCTTCTTTAAGAGACATGCCGAGAGCGATTTCTTATGCTGTTCGCCTGTCAAGTCGGATTATAGAGGAGATAGATCCTGCTGTAGGACCGAGTCAAACCTACTTTCATCATTATCGAACGGTGAATACCCTGATTGATCAAATTAGTTTGAAAACAATGCTGAAGATTCAACAAATGGGATATTCAGCCTATGCTATTCCAGCTTCTCAAAGTATCAATGAAAAACCGCCTCAATATAGAGGCAGAATTTCTCATCGCATGGCAGCAACCAGATCTGGACTAGGTTGGATAGGGAAAAGTGGCAACTTAATCACAGAAGCATTTGGACCGGAGGTTCGGTTAGGGACAGTTTTAACATCTCTACCACTTACGGTTCATTCTCCCATAGAAATAAGCCGATGTGGAAGCTGTAATATTTGCGTTAAAGCCTGCCCGGGATATGCTTTACCAGGAAATCATGAATGGAAACCAGGGATAGAGAGGGAACTCATTGTTGATCCAGTGCGTTGTAGCCAACATATGAAAAAGGCATATCAGCATATTGGGCGTGGTGCTGTTTGTGGAATATGCATGCGTGTTTGCCCCTACGGAAAAGCAAAAAAGCGATAA